One stretch of Streptomyces hygroscopicus DNA includes these proteins:
- a CDS encoding phosphatidylglycerophosphate synthase, whose amino-acid sequence MPRDIPPLAEVRRITEKKRDAWWTVMLVDPVATPLVRWTARHTRATPNQLTWGAFLVGLGSAACFAQGDWRWLLLGAVLYHVSFIFDCMDGKLARLTGTGSVFGAWLDFVFDRIRVLVCSVALMGGQYARTDDVLYLWLALAVASLDSLRYIDSLEIFKIRHGMRKQIKARMRAARKAENQAELAFMEDLLRENPEADLETDRDTVAPLEPVAPLEATAADTAPLEATAADTALLEATAADTAPLEATSAQRRRPAVVDLHQEFRRRFPWWVRCRNFLLRHRIRAHLISGIEFQMGVFIIGPAVDAVVATTVVSGVLLLVFELAIIYKLLLSTRDFTRTINSFETPDRVPVATSVNS is encoded by the coding sequence ATGCCCCGAGACATACCGCCGCTCGCCGAGGTCCGCCGGATCACCGAGAAGAAGCGAGACGCGTGGTGGACCGTCATGCTCGTGGACCCGGTGGCCACACCGCTGGTCCGCTGGACCGCCAGGCACACCCGGGCCACCCCCAACCAGCTCACCTGGGGTGCGTTCCTGGTGGGCCTCGGCTCCGCCGCGTGCTTCGCTCAGGGCGACTGGAGATGGCTGCTGCTCGGGGCCGTGCTCTACCACGTGAGCTTCATCTTCGACTGCATGGACGGCAAGCTGGCCCGGCTGACCGGTACCGGCTCGGTCTTCGGGGCCTGGCTGGACTTCGTCTTCGACCGGATCCGGGTGCTGGTCTGCTCGGTCGCCCTGATGGGCGGCCAGTACGCGCGCACGGACGACGTCCTGTATCTGTGGCTGGCGCTGGCCGTCGCGTCCCTGGACTCGCTGCGCTACATCGACTCGCTGGAGATCTTCAAGATCCGGCATGGGATGCGCAAGCAGATCAAGGCCCGGATGCGGGCGGCCCGCAAGGCCGAGAACCAGGCCGAGCTGGCCTTCATGGAGGACCTGCTGCGGGAGAACCCCGAGGCCGATCTGGAGACGGACCGCGACACGGTGGCTCCGTTGGAGCCGGTGGCGCCGCTGGAGGCCACGGCGGCTGACACGGCACCTCTGGAGGCCACGGCGGCTGACACGGCTCTCCTGGAGGCCACGGCGGCTGACACGGCACCTCTGGAGGCCACGTCGGCCCAGCGCCGCCGCCCCGCCGTCGTCGATCTGCACCAGGAGTTCCGGCGCCGCTTCCCGTGGTGGGTCCGGTGCCGGAACTTCCTGCTGCGCCACCGCATCCGCGCTCATCTCATCAGCGGCATCGAGTTCCAGATGGGCGTGTTCATCATCGGCCCGGCCGTCGACGCGGTGGTGGCGACGACCGTCGTATCCGGTGTGCTACTGCTCGTCTTCGAGCTGGCCATCATCTACAAATTGCTGCTGTCCACCCGGGACTTCACCCGCACCATCAACTCCTTCGAGACACCCGATCGCGTTCCGGTCGCCACCTCGGTCAACTCCTGA
- a CDS encoding 3-beta hydroxysteroid dehydrogenase, which translates to MRVFITGGTGHAGSHIIPELISAGHEVTGLARSDTAAAALSAHGAKVRRGDLEDLDGLKEAAADSDGVIHVAHRQDLLPSGGIDAVAAAELPVVLAFGEALAGTGKPLVAAGSIGSPGWENLGRPATEEDPALPGGDDYKGTLRVRNVVETTVVGLAERGVRSSIVRLPTIAHSTTDSAGFLPLLIALAKEKGVVGYPGDGANLWPAVHIRDVASLFRLALEKGPAGRYWHAIQDGGIPFREIAEAIGSRLGLPAVSIPADVLMLPGYFGFLANLVTLDLPASNLITRRTLGWEPAQPSLLADLDNGHYFSAG; encoded by the coding sequence ATGCGCGTTTTCATCACTGGCGGGACCGGCCATGCCGGTTCGCACATCATCCCCGAGCTCATCTCCGCCGGGCACGAGGTCACCGGCCTGGCCCGGTCGGACACGGCCGCGGCGGCGCTGTCGGCGCATGGCGCGAAGGTGCGTCGCGGTGACCTCGAGGACCTCGACGGGCTCAAGGAGGCGGCCGCGGACTCCGACGGCGTCATCCACGTCGCGCACAGGCAAGACCTGCTTCCGTCCGGCGGGATCGACGCCGTGGCCGCCGCGGAGCTTCCGGTCGTCCTTGCGTTCGGCGAGGCACTCGCGGGAACCGGAAAGCCGCTGGTCGCGGCGGGGAGCATAGGCTCGCCCGGGTGGGAAAACCTGGGCCGCCCGGCCACCGAGGAGGACCCGGCCCTTCCCGGCGGCGACGACTACAAGGGCACCCTGCGGGTTCGTAACGTCGTGGAAACCACCGTAGTCGGCCTCGCCGAGCGGGGAGTACGGTCTTCGATCGTGCGGCTTCCCACCATCGCGCACAGCACGACCGACAGTGCCGGATTCCTCCCCCTGCTGATCGCGCTCGCGAAGGAGAAGGGCGTCGTCGGCTACCCCGGAGACGGCGCGAACCTGTGGCCCGCCGTGCACATCCGCGATGTCGCCTCCTTGTTCCGCCTGGCGCTGGAGAAGGGTCCGGCCGGCAGATATTGGCACGCGATTCAGGACGGGGGCATCCCGTTCCGCGAGATCGCCGAGGCCATTGGCAGCCGTCTGGGCCTGCCCGCCGTGAGCATTCCCGCGGACGTACTGATGCTGCCGGGATACTTTGGGTTCCTCGCGAATCTGGTCACGCTGGACCTCCCGGCGTCCAACCTCATCACCCGCCGGACCCTCGGCTGGGAACCCGCTCAGCCCAGCCTGCTCGCCGATTTGGACAACGGCCATTACTTCTCCGCCGGCTGA
- a CDS encoding NamR5 produces the protein MSSISIIGLGNMAGALAGRALAGGNAVEIIGRDRVKAKELAAALGGATVGTVGAAPAGDIVILAVPYGSAAAVVGEYGDALRGKVIIDITNPVNADFTGFVTPEGSSGAQEIAKAAPAGAHVVKAFNTLYSNVLAAGPAEGRPLDVFIAGDDAQAKARVSAFIESLGLRPMDTGRLPMARALENAALLELGLVAHSVKHTNFFLGVSILG, from the coding sequence ATGAGCAGCATCAGCATTATCGGCTTGGGGAACATGGCCGGCGCCCTGGCCGGCCGGGCGCTCGCCGGCGGCAACGCCGTCGAGATCATCGGCCGCGACCGGGTCAAGGCCAAGGAATTGGCCGCCGCGCTCGGCGGCGCCACTGTCGGGACGGTCGGCGCCGCCCCGGCCGGGGACATCGTTATCCTCGCCGTGCCGTACGGCAGCGCGGCGGCGGTGGTTGGTGAGTACGGGGACGCACTGCGCGGCAAGGTGATTATCGACATCACCAACCCCGTCAACGCCGATTTCACGGGCTTTGTCACCCCCGAGGGCAGTTCCGGCGCGCAGGAGATCGCCAAGGCCGCCCCCGCCGGCGCGCATGTCGTCAAGGCGTTCAACACCCTGTACTCCAATGTTCTGGCCGCCGGCCCAGCCGAGGGTCGCCCATTGGACGTGTTCATCGCCGGCGACGACGCGCAGGCAAAGGCACGCGTGTCGGCGTTCATCGAGAGCCTGGGACTGCGCCCGATGGACACCGGGCGGCTGCCAATGGCGCGGGCACTGGAGAACGCCGCCCTGCTGGAGCTGGGCCTCGTCGCCCACTCCGTCAAGCACACCAACTTCTTCCTCGGCGTCAGCATTCTCGGCTGA
- a CDS encoding DNA polymerase III subunit epsilon: MGWHRGLLIGFDLETTGTDPRTSRIVTAAVVEVRDGEPIGRREWLADPQVPIPDGAVAVHGITNERAAAEGRSAREVVEEVAEVLVAHWRAGAPVVAYNAAFDLSLLAAELGRHGLRPLSERLEGAETGPVVDPYTIDRAVDRYRKGKRTLEAVCGEYGVVHDRAHDAGADALAAVRVACALAERHREVAGLELWDLHRKQVGWYAGWAADFQSWLRRKGTPDAVVDGGWPLREAGAVVG, from the coding sequence ATGGGCTGGCATCGGGGGCTGCTGATCGGATTCGATCTGGAGACGACGGGCACCGATCCACGGACGTCACGGATCGTGACGGCGGCCGTGGTCGAGGTGAGGGACGGGGAGCCGATAGGGCGGCGCGAGTGGCTGGCCGATCCCCAAGTCCCCATCCCCGACGGCGCCGTGGCGGTGCACGGGATCACCAATGAGCGGGCGGCGGCGGAGGGCCGGTCCGCGCGTGAGGTGGTCGAGGAGGTCGCCGAGGTGCTGGTGGCCCACTGGCGCGCCGGCGCCCCGGTGGTGGCGTACAACGCGGCGTTCGATCTCAGCCTGCTCGCCGCCGAGTTGGGGCGGCACGGGCTGCGCCCGCTGAGCGAGCGGCTGGAGGGCGCGGAGACCGGCCCCGTGGTGGATCCGTACACGATAGACCGCGCCGTCGACCGCTATCGCAAGGGCAAGCGCACGCTGGAGGCCGTCTGCGGGGAGTACGGGGTCGTGCACGACCGAGCCCATGACGCCGGTGCGGACGCGCTGGCGGCGGTGCGGGTCGCCTGCGCGCTCGCCGAGCGGCACCGCGAGGTCGCCGGGCTCGAGCTGTGGGACCTCCACCGCAAGCAGGTGGGGTGGTACGCGGGCTGGGCGGCCGACTTCCAGTCCTGGCTGCGCCGCAAGGGCACCCCGGACGCGGTCGTGGACGGCGGCTGGCCCCTGCGGGAGGCTGGCGCGGTGGTGGGGTAG
- a CDS encoding NamR6 — protein MDLDLRKVRYFVAVADKLHFGRAADELHIAQPVLSRQIRALEQDLGTPLLTRDSHGVALTDAGRQLLTDAGPLLASTHAVRRRVTVAARGSQRLMVGFRAGIAVTPAVRLFATRHPGVIVDVQRIEWDDQATMLLDGRIDVGYVRLPIDEAGLRVTPLYTEPRVAVLPVGHRLAGREQITEADLAGEPLVWHADTSTQPTRRPHPNAGYLVRGVDETLEHVAAGRGISFLARSATVFYSHPDVSYVPIPDLAPDQVCLAVAASRTSPVVDDFFTAAQATAETTAECGNYEMWQLGSGAISEHG, from the coding sequence ATGGATCTGGACCTGCGCAAAGTGCGCTACTTCGTCGCCGTCGCCGACAAGCTGCACTTCGGCCGCGCCGCCGATGAGCTGCACATCGCGCAGCCGGTGCTCAGCCGGCAGATCCGCGCGCTGGAACAGGATCTCGGCACCCCGCTGCTGACAAGGGACAGCCACGGCGTGGCGCTGACCGACGCCGGCAGGCAGTTGCTGACCGACGCCGGCCCGCTGCTGGCCTCCACGCACGCGGTCCGCCGCCGGGTGACCGTGGCCGCGCGCGGCAGCCAGCGGCTCATGGTCGGCTTCCGGGCGGGCATCGCGGTCACCCCAGCGGTGCGGCTGTTCGCCACCCGGCACCCGGGCGTGATCGTGGACGTGCAGCGGATTGAATGGGACGACCAGGCCACGATGCTGCTCGACGGCCGCATCGACGTCGGCTATGTGCGGCTGCCCATCGACGAGGCCGGCCTGCGCGTCACCCCGCTGTACACCGAGCCGCGGGTGGCGGTGCTGCCCGTCGGCCACCGATTGGCCGGCCGGGAGCAGATCACCGAGGCGGACCTGGCCGGCGAGCCGCTGGTCTGGCATGCGGACACGAGCACGCAGCCCACCAGGCGTCCGCACCCCAACGCCGGATACCTGGTGCGCGGGGTGGACGAGACGCTCGAGCATGTCGCGGCCGGCCGGGGCATCTCGTTCCTGGCCCGTTCGGCGACCGTGTTCTACTCACATCCGGACGTCAGCTATGTGCCCATCCCGGATCTGGCGCCCGACCAGGTGTGCCTCGCGGTGGCGGCATCGCGCACCTCGCCGGTGGTCGACGACTTCTTCACCGCGGCTCAGGCGACGGCCGAGACCACGGCAGAATGCGGGAACTATGAAATGTGGCAGCTTGGAAGCGGTGCCATTTCAGAGCACGGTTGA
- a CDS encoding sugar ABC transporter permease: MTTRPTARSPRPSAVRRGPTVRRRAARTGQYLALLGYLVFLAFPLLWLVSTAFKPPRELASLHPGWIPDHPTLDNFRQAFDEQPLLRSAGNSLIASLAAAAITVVIATPMAYVMARHHRSPLSRAATGWIVVSQAFPFVLVIIPLFLVLKEVRLIDSLSGLIMVYVVWSLPFALWMLAGYARAVPRELEEAAAVDGASRLRTLISVTMPLLAPGIVATALFAFITAWNEFFFALVLLKSPQKQTMPVILTHFIGTEGVADLGPLAAASLLATLPSLVLFAVIQRRITSGTLAGAVKH, from the coding sequence ATGACCACCCGCCCCACCGCCAGGAGTCCCCGCCCCAGCGCCGTGCGTCGCGGCCCCACCGTCCGGCGCCGCGCGGCCCGCACCGGCCAGTACCTCGCCCTCCTCGGCTATCTGGTCTTCCTCGCCTTCCCGCTGCTGTGGCTGGTCTCCACCGCGTTCAAACCGCCGCGCGAGCTGGCGAGCCTCCACCCCGGCTGGATCCCCGACCACCCCACCCTCGACAACTTCCGCCAGGCGTTCGACGAGCAGCCGCTGCTGCGGTCCGCCGGGAACAGCCTGATCGCCTCCCTCGCCGCCGCGGCGATCACCGTCGTCATCGCCACCCCGATGGCCTATGTGATGGCCCGGCACCACCGCTCCCCGCTGTCCCGGGCGGCCACCGGCTGGATCGTGGTCAGCCAGGCGTTCCCCTTCGTCCTGGTGATCATCCCGCTGTTCCTGGTGCTCAAGGAGGTCCGTCTGATCGACTCCCTCTCCGGGCTGATCATGGTGTACGTGGTGTGGTCCCTGCCGTTCGCCCTGTGGATGCTGGCCGGGTACGCCCGGGCCGTACCGCGCGAGCTGGAGGAGGCCGCGGCGGTGGACGGCGCGAGCAGACTGCGGACGCTGATCTCGGTGACCATGCCGCTGCTGGCCCCCGGCATCGTGGCCACCGCCCTCTTCGCCTTCATCACCGCCTGGAACGAGTTCTTCTTCGCGCTCGTCCTGCTCAAGTCCCCGCAGAAACAGACGATGCCGGTCATCCTCACGCACTTCATCGGCACCGAGGGCGTCGCCGACCTCGGCCCGCTCGCCGCCGCCTCACTGCTGGCGACGCTGCCCTCGCTCGTGCTGTTCGCGGTCATCCAGCGCCGGATCACCAGCGGCACCCTGGCCGGGGCGGTGAAGCACTGA
- a CDS encoding aminoglycoside phosphotransferase, which yields MAVADVALTEERARAVLSAALPPYRAGTAEARLLALGENAVFAVDSLSLVVRISRDLEVWDRAARELRIADWLAREGLPAVRPDRRFGSEQPLPFANHLVTYWQRLPDPVRPAGPRDLAELLRMVHALPDPPADPAPLPLPRRDLLGGIERWLRLAGDAIDPADAAYLRARRDDFATAVEELTPRLTPGPIHGDALPRNVHIGPDGPVLVDLETFSHDLREHDLVVMALSRDRYGLGAAAYDAFVAEYGWDVREWPGCAVLRGARETASCAWVAQHAPGNPAARAEFTRRIASLREDDPTVRWHTF from the coding sequence GTGGCGGTGGCGGATGTCGCCTTGACGGAGGAGCGGGCGCGGGCGGTGCTCTCGGCCGCGCTGCCGCCCTACCGGGCCGGTACGGCGGAGGCCCGGCTGCTGGCCCTCGGTGAGAACGCCGTCTTCGCCGTCGACAGCCTCTCCCTGGTGGTCCGGATCAGCCGCGATCTGGAGGTGTGGGACCGGGCCGCCCGGGAGCTGAGGATCGCCGACTGGCTCGCCCGGGAGGGGCTGCCCGCGGTACGTCCCGACCGGCGCTTCGGCTCCGAGCAGCCGCTTCCGTTCGCCAACCATCTCGTCACGTACTGGCAGCGGCTTCCCGATCCCGTACGCCCCGCCGGGCCGCGCGACCTCGCGGAGCTGCTGCGGATGGTGCACGCGCTGCCCGACCCGCCCGCCGATCCGGCACCGCTCCCGCTGCCGCGCCGCGATCTGCTGGGCGGGATCGAGCGCTGGCTGCGGCTGGCCGGGGACGCGATCGATCCGGCGGACGCGGCGTATCTGCGCGCCCGCCGGGACGACTTCGCGACCGCCGTCGAGGAGCTGACCCCGCGGCTCACCCCCGGCCCGATCCACGGCGACGCGCTGCCGCGCAATGTGCACATCGGCCCGGACGGCCCGGTGCTGGTGGACCTGGAGACCTTCTCGCACGATCTGCGCGAGCACGATCTGGTGGTGATGGCGCTGTCCCGGGACCGCTATGGGCTCGGCGCGGCGGCGTACGACGCGTTCGTGGCGGAGTACGGCTGGGACGTCCGGGAGTGGCCCGGCTGCGCGGTGCTGCGCGGCGCGCGGGAGACCGCCAGCTGCGCCTGGGTCGCCCAGCACGCCCCGGGCAACCCGGCGGCACGCGCCGAGTTCACCCGCCGCATCGCCTCCCTGCGGGAGGACGACCCGACGGTGCGCTGGCACACGTTCTGA
- a CDS encoding transporter integral membrane protein: MIPVTAASARSDQGSAPPPSAAPGKGPGRAASGHRAWFLVLPALIPILLLSVGPLLYGIVLAFTDSQAGRTDPTQWIGLLNFQDLLRDTLFWESFRIGLVWAVAVSVPQFLLALGLALLLNQNLRFRWLSRALAIVPWAMPEVVVGIMWRLVYHPDAGLLNETLGTHRDWLGSLSTALPAVVVVGIWARLPQVTVTLLAGLSNVPRELHEAAAMDGAGAWRRFRTVTWPAIRPIALAISALSFIWNVNSFALVYVLTGGGPGGRTRLPMLFAYEEAFRYGQFGYAAAMGCVLVAVVSILLAVHLVARLKGDDDA; the protein is encoded by the coding sequence GTGATACCCGTGACCGCCGCCTCGGCGCGCTCGGACCAGGGCTCCGCCCCACCCCCGTCGGCCGCCCCCGGCAAGGGCCCGGGCCGCGCGGCGAGCGGCCACCGGGCGTGGTTCCTGGTGCTGCCCGCGCTGATCCCGATCCTCCTGCTCAGCGTCGGCCCGCTGCTCTACGGCATCGTGCTCGCCTTCACCGACTCCCAGGCGGGCCGCACCGACCCCACCCAGTGGATCGGGCTGCTCAACTTCCAGGACCTGCTGCGCGACACCCTCTTCTGGGAGTCCTTCCGGATCGGCCTGGTGTGGGCGGTCGCCGTTTCCGTACCGCAGTTCCTGCTCGCGCTCGGACTCGCGCTGCTGCTCAATCAGAACCTGCGGTTCCGCTGGCTGTCGCGGGCGCTCGCGATCGTTCCCTGGGCGATGCCGGAGGTCGTGGTCGGCATCATGTGGCGGCTGGTCTACCACCCCGACGCGGGGCTGCTCAACGAGACGCTCGGCACCCACCGCGACTGGCTCGGCAGCCTGTCCACCGCCCTGCCCGCCGTGGTCGTGGTCGGCATCTGGGCACGTCTTCCGCAGGTCACGGTCACCCTGCTGGCCGGGCTCTCCAATGTGCCGCGCGAACTGCACGAGGCCGCGGCCATGGACGGCGCCGGTGCCTGGCGCCGCTTCCGCACCGTCACCTGGCCCGCCATCAGACCCATCGCCCTCGCCATCAGCGCCCTCAGCTTCATCTGGAACGTCAACTCCTTCGCGCTGGTCTACGTCCTGACGGGCGGCGGGCCCGGCGGGCGCACCCGGCTGCCGATGCTCTTCGCCTATGAAGAGGCGTTCCGCTACGGCCAGTTCGGCTACGCGGCGGCGATGGGCTGTGTGCTGGTGGCGGTGGTCTCCATCCTGCTGGCCGTCCATCTCGTGGCCCGGCTGAAGGGAGACGACGACGCATGA
- a CDS encoding membrane protein codes for MLLVILALAVGSMTGRVDVTDSEQVPGESGRVSTILDEAGIDAAAGETVLIQAKDGGLTANDPAFHKAVDAVIGGVRDTGQVTALRSPYETKTISADRRSALVQFEMRGDPEKAPEHIQPVLDAVGKAQDRHQDLRIEEFGDASGQKAFDDAFGDDFTQAEFSALPVALGILLIVFGALVAALLPVVLAMTAFLATTGLVAVVSHWVHMSDTANSVMLLVGLAVGVDYCLFYLRREREERAAGRDAQTALRIAAATSGRAVLVSGVTVIVAMAGMLFTGIAEFKAMGLATLMVVAVAMVGSVTVLPALLSLLGERVEKGRLPFLARAKRRGGGESRVWRTVLGPVLRRPKLSLALASGALIALAVPAVGMNTANLTLDQEFGDRLPVVTAYNHIDEAFPGGSDPAKVVVKADDIEAAPVRDALARFRTEAVAKGASKGPVEVTVHRKQNVAVVEVPLIGGSDEGKAERSLNVLRDEVRPATLGTVDGLDAPIGGSTASSKDFNDKLGSAVPPVFAFVVVFAFLLMLMSFRSLTIAVTSIVLNLLSVGAAYGILTAVFQHGWGAGLVGAEGVGAIVSWLPLFLFVILFGLSMDYHVFVVSRIREARLAGRNTKDAVVHGVVTTAGVVTSAAVIMVAVFSIFGTLSMQSMKQMGVGLAAAVLIDATVIRGVLLPAVMLLLGERNWYLPKWLRWLPDLAHDEPAPAQRPTAPVGAPARPDADDRPRHARV; via the coding sequence GTGCTGCTCGTCATCCTCGCCCTGGCCGTCGGCTCGATGACGGGCCGGGTTGATGTGACGGACAGCGAGCAGGTTCCCGGCGAGTCCGGGCGCGTCTCGACGATTCTCGACGAGGCGGGCATTGACGCCGCAGCCGGGGAAACCGTCCTGATCCAGGCGAAGGACGGCGGGCTCACCGCGAACGACCCGGCCTTCCACAAGGCGGTCGACGCCGTGATCGGCGGCGTACGCGACACCGGCCAGGTGACCGCCCTCCGGTCCCCTTACGAGACGAAGACCATCTCCGCCGACCGGCGCTCCGCGCTGGTCCAGTTCGAGATGCGCGGCGACCCGGAGAAGGCGCCGGAACACATCCAGCCGGTCCTGGACGCGGTGGGCAAGGCCCAGGACCGCCACCAGGACCTGCGGATCGAGGAGTTCGGCGACGCCAGCGGCCAGAAGGCGTTCGACGACGCGTTCGGCGACGACTTCACCCAGGCCGAGTTCTCCGCCCTGCCGGTGGCCCTGGGCATTCTGCTGATCGTCTTCGGTGCGCTGGTGGCCGCCCTGCTGCCGGTCGTGCTCGCCATGACGGCGTTCCTGGCCACCACCGGTCTGGTGGCGGTGGTCAGCCACTGGGTGCATATGAGCGACACCGCCAACTCCGTGATGCTGCTGGTGGGGCTGGCCGTCGGCGTCGACTACTGCCTGTTCTACCTGCGCCGGGAGCGTGAGGAGCGCGCCGCCGGGCGGGACGCGCAGACCGCGCTGCGGATCGCGGCGGCCACCTCCGGCCGCGCCGTCCTGGTCTCCGGTGTCACGGTGATCGTGGCGATGGCGGGCATGCTCTTCACCGGGATCGCGGAGTTCAAGGCGATGGGGCTCGCCACCTTGATGGTGGTGGCGGTGGCGATGGTCGGCTCGGTGACGGTGCTGCCCGCGCTGCTCTCGCTGCTCGGTGAGCGGGTGGAGAAGGGCCGGTTGCCGTTCCTGGCCCGCGCCAAGCGGCGCGGCGGCGGCGAGAGCCGGGTCTGGCGCACCGTACTCGGCCCGGTGCTGCGCCGCCCCAAGCTGTCGCTGGCGCTCGCCAGTGGCGCGCTGATCGCGCTGGCCGTCCCCGCCGTGGGGATGAACACCGCGAACCTCACCCTGGACCAGGAGTTCGGCGACCGGCTGCCGGTCGTCACCGCGTACAACCACATCGACGAGGCGTTCCCGGGCGGGTCCGACCCGGCCAAGGTCGTGGTGAAGGCGGACGACATCGAGGCGGCGCCGGTGCGCGACGCCCTCGCCCGGTTCCGTACCGAGGCCGTGGCGAAGGGCGCCTCCAAGGGCCCGGTCGAGGTGACCGTCCACCGGAAGCAGAACGTGGCCGTGGTGGAGGTCCCGCTGATCGGCGGCTCGGACGAGGGCAAGGCCGAGCGGAGCCTGAACGTGCTGCGGGACGAGGTGCGCCCGGCGACGCTCGGCACGGTGGACGGGCTGGACGCCCCCATCGGCGGTTCGACCGCCTCCTCCAAGGACTTCAACGACAAGCTCGGCTCGGCCGTCCCCCCGGTCTTCGCCTTCGTGGTGGTCTTCGCCTTCCTGCTGATGCTGATGTCCTTCCGGTCGCTCACCATCGCCGTGACCTCCATCGTGCTCAACCTGCTGTCGGTGGGCGCCGCGTACGGCATCCTCACCGCGGTCTTCCAGCACGGCTGGGGCGCGGGTCTGGTGGGCGCGGAGGGCGTGGGCGCGATCGTCTCGTGGCTGCCGCTGTTCCTCTTCGTGATCCTGTTCGGGCTGAGCATGGACTACCACGTCTTCGTGGTCTCCCGGATCCGCGAGGCGCGCCTGGCCGGGCGCAACACCAAGGACGCGGTGGTGCACGGTGTGGTCACCACGGCGGGCGTGGTCACCAGCGCCGCCGTCATCATGGTCGCGGTCTTCTCCATCTTCGGAACGCTGTCGATGCAGTCCATGAAGCAGATGGGCGTGGGCCTCGCGGCCGCGGTCCTCATCGACGCCACCGTCATCCGGGGAGTGCTCCTCCCGGCCGTGATGCTGCTGCTGGGCGAGCGCAACTGGTACCTGCCGAAGTGGCTGCGGTGGCTCCCCGACCTCGCCCACGACGAGCCCGCCCCGGCCCAGCGGCCCACCGCCCCGGTGGGTGCCCCCGCGAGGCCGGACGCGGACGACCGGCCCCGGCACGCCAGGGTCTGA
- a CDS encoding GntR family transcriptional regulator has protein sequence MAETARLRHGPVVPRVESALRAMLAEGRWRPGERLPNEVALAAELGVGRSSVREAVRLLAHDGLVEVRHGSGTYAAEPPAPATEGDMRRLLRRARLREVYEVRRALEVEAARLAAGRLRPEDIGRLRDRLALREERTGGDPAAFVDADLAFHRAVVELSGNAVLLGLFTSVLPVLRAALVEMVSYETALPDVSCAHAELLDGLARGDADAAIAATVSHLEAVMELFDSEKEVAAP, from the coding sequence GTGGCGGAGACGGCACGGTTGCGGCACGGGCCCGTGGTGCCGCGGGTCGAGAGCGCCCTGCGCGCGATGCTCGCGGAGGGCCGCTGGCGGCCCGGTGAGCGGCTGCCCAACGAGGTGGCGCTCGCCGCCGAACTGGGCGTGGGCCGCTCCTCGGTGCGGGAGGCCGTGCGGCTGCTGGCCCATGACGGGCTGGTGGAGGTGCGCCATGGCTCGGGCACCTACGCCGCCGAGCCCCCGGCCCCCGCCACGGAAGGCGATATGCGGCGGCTGCTGCGCCGGGCCCGGCTGCGGGAGGTGTACGAGGTGCGCCGCGCCCTCGAGGTCGAGGCCGCCCGGCTGGCCGCCGGGCGCCTGCGCCCCGAGGACATCGGGCGGCTGCGGGACCGTCTCGCGCTGCGCGAGGAGCGGACCGGAGGCGATCCGGCCGCCTTCGTGGACGCCGATCTGGCCTTCCACCGGGCCGTGGTGGAGCTGTCCGGGAACGCCGTGCTGCTCGGCCTGTTCACCTCCGTCCTGCCGGTGCTGCGCGCCGCGCTGGTGGAGATGGTCAGCTACGAGACGGCACTGCCCGATGTGTCGTGCGCCCACGCCGAGCTGCTGGACGGGCTGGCGCGCGGGGACGCCGACGCCGCGATCGCGGCCACGGTCTCCCATCTCGAGGCCGTCATGGAACTCTTCGACAGCGAAAAGGAGGTGGCGGCCCCGTGA